A single window of Opitutaceae bacterium DNA harbors:
- the argB gene encoding acetylglutamate kinase — protein MNVSEITAKAEVLLEALPYIQDFRGSIFVVKYGGSFMDDPDPVIRTRVAYDIAFLAACGINVVVVHGGGKAITKAMEGSGLAAKFVNGLRVTDAATVAIVKKTLDEVVNKEVCDAISLAKGKPKGLPGDSVLVCQKLTTDDEGRPVDLGFVGEVTEVKVKLIKKEIADGFVPVISPVAEGYDGMPYNVNADLVAGRVASALHARRLVYMSDVPGLLSAPPDPESLISTLKISQVDALKQKGVVDKGMRPKVGSAIRALQEGVQRVHFIDGRLAHSLLLEIFTDKGIGTEIVHG, from the coding sequence ATGAACGTCTCTGAAATCACAGCCAAGGCCGAGGTGCTGCTCGAGGCCCTTCCCTACATCCAGGATTTTCGAGGCTCCATCTTTGTGGTCAAGTATGGTGGAAGCTTCATGGACGATCCCGACCCGGTCATACGCACGCGTGTCGCATACGACATCGCCTTTCTCGCGGCCTGCGGCATCAATGTCGTTGTCGTGCACGGCGGGGGCAAGGCGATCACCAAGGCGATGGAGGGATCGGGGCTCGCCGCGAAGTTTGTCAATGGACTCCGGGTGACCGATGCCGCGACGGTGGCGATCGTGAAGAAGACACTGGATGAAGTCGTCAACAAGGAGGTCTGCGACGCCATTTCCCTGGCTAAGGGGAAACCGAAGGGCCTTCCTGGCGATTCCGTGCTGGTGTGCCAGAAGCTGACGACGGATGACGAAGGCCGACCGGTCGACCTCGGTTTTGTTGGCGAGGTCACCGAAGTGAAGGTCAAGCTGATCAAGAAGGAGATCGCGGATGGATTTGTGCCGGTGATTTCGCCGGTGGCGGAGGGGTATGACGGCATGCCGTACAATGTGAATGCCGACCTCGTGGCCGGTCGCGTGGCCAGCGCCCTGCATGCGCGGCGTCTGGTTTATATGAGCGACGTCCCCGGCCTGCTTTCCGCCCCGCCGGATCCGGAGTCGCTGATTTCCACCCTCAAGATCTCCCAGGTTGACGCGCTCAAGCAGAAGGGCGTCGTCGACAAGGGAATGCGCCCGAAGGTCGGCAGTGCGATCCGGGCTCTGCAGGAAGGCGTGCAGCGCGTGCATTTCATCGATGGCAGGCTGGCGCATTCGCTATTGCTGGAGATTTTCACCGACAAGGGCATCGGAACGGAGATCGTGCACGGATAG
- a CDS encoding HAMP domain-containing histidine kinase: MQSTVRLASRNPSLLKSWRAQLPEGLGGFGDEFGSPQVGASIPTLYIVDELLWEAVLPTIRFASSVIVVVGEPYSRRFEDLRSDQRITFSFTYTESTCRLREMVPIFLRLLEQGSREEILISKLRQANSNTPNSRVSSVSAFDEFDMEGLLDGILSSVRSREELLREFRRTIRRVLGVSYVEFYLRGGSGFSSDRGSAPLSDVDPLIGFLARNPVVLDGITWTGPVDPIAELSARNHLALWHARLIVPIHDNGLLHGLIVCGVRDDGHPFDVNEKVRAHTLAKCFKHCLICCRDFERLIERDNRISQFAGYLPNSLMLYENEEPERTIPLAVRALIGQVRRERDTRRVYPTEDQPLRIGAGFVPGIKGTWASWDEAAVELDFQAANAKRERIATLRDIALILNHEIGNALISLSTFSKINSSLLNLDTLRHIVEGDVDRLRELNSELAQLASISDVSPQLTDIVPLIRTIAQESSIDFDLSTDSFSLFVVPHLIEFALNAIIAGVLVNLRENSSRHKLAIQLRSAGEGPNALALISIRGKDMELEGILPERPANAPPTQGRIGLFIAREIIRLHRGSIHAGPGFEGQEILISLHQW, encoded by the coding sequence ATGCAAAGTACAGTTAGATTAGCTTCCCGAAATCCTTCCCTTTTGAAGTCATGGCGGGCCCAACTGCCTGAAGGCTTAGGTGGCTTTGGTGATGAATTCGGTTCACCCCAGGTGGGGGCTAGTATACCAACCCTTTATATCGTCGACGAGTTACTGTGGGAGGCGGTGCTTCCTACAATCCGTTTCGCTTCGAGTGTCATAGTAGTTGTCGGCGAGCCTTACTCCCGTAGGTTTGAGGATCTAAGATCTGATCAACGGATCACCTTCTCCTTCACATACACCGAAAGTACATGCCGGTTGCGAGAAATGGTCCCGATCTTCCTAAGGCTCTTAGAACAGGGTTCCCGTGAAGAAATTCTGATTTCAAAGTTGCGACAGGCCAATTCTAATACTCCCAACTCTAGAGTTAGCAGTGTTAGCGCCTTCGATGAGTTCGATATGGAGGGCCTGCTGGACGGTATTTTGTCGAGCGTTAGGTCGCGAGAAGAATTGCTTCGTGAATTTAGACGCACTATCAGGCGAGTTCTGGGAGTCTCCTATGTCGAATTCTATTTGCGAGGAGGTTCCGGATTCTCTTCAGATCGGGGCTCAGCTCCTCTATCTGACGTAGATCCATTGATCGGGTTTCTAGCGAGAAACCCAGTTGTTTTGGATGGGATAACTTGGACCGGCCCAGTTGATCCTATCGCAGAGTTGAGCGCACGCAATCATCTGGCATTGTGGCATGCAAGATTGATTGTCCCTATTCATGATAACGGCCTCTTGCATGGCTTGATAGTTTGTGGTGTGCGAGATGACGGCCATCCATTTGATGTCAATGAAAAGGTACGCGCGCATACCCTCGCTAAATGTTTCAAGCATTGTCTGATATGCTGTCGAGATTTTGAGCGCCTAATTGAACGCGATAACCGAATTAGTCAGTTTGCTGGATATCTTCCCAACTCCCTCATGCTTTACGAGAATGAAGAGCCGGAAAGAACAATACCGTTAGCTGTGAGAGCATTGATCGGGCAGGTTCGGAGAGAACGAGATACAAGGAGAGTTTACCCGACTGAAGACCAACCGCTGAGAATAGGCGCTGGGTTTGTTCCGGGGATCAAGGGCACTTGGGCATCTTGGGACGAAGCTGCTGTAGAGCTAGATTTCCAGGCAGCAAATGCTAAAAGGGAGCGAATTGCAACGCTGAGGGATATTGCGCTCATTCTAAATCACGAAATTGGCAATGCGCTGATTTCTCTCTCGACATTTTCGAAGATAAATAGTTCGTTACTCAATCTTGATACGCTGAGACACATTGTGGAGGGAGACGTAGATCGCCTACGGGAGTTGAATAGCGAATTGGCGCAATTGGCGTCAATTAGCGATGTGAGTCCACAATTGACGGACATCGTGCCCCTCATTCGTACCATCGCGCAGGAGTCGTCCATCGATTTTGATCTCTCTACTGATTCTTTTTCATTATTCGTTGTGCCGCATCTGATAGAATTCGCACTCAACGCAATAATCGCTGGCGTCCTTGTGAATCTGCGCGAGAACAGTTCTCGCCACAAGCTTGCAATTCAATTGCGATCTGCTGGTGAAGGACCCAATGCTCTTGCACTGATATCAATTCGAGGTAAGGATATGGAGCTTGAAGGGATTCTGCCTGAGCGCCCAGCTAATGCGCCCCCAACTCAGGGGCGCATCGGGCTATTTATTGCGCGTGAAATTATTAGATTGCATCGAGGATCTATTCATGCAGGCCCTGGGTTTGAGGGACAGGAAATATTGATTTCACTACACCAATGGTAG
- a CDS encoding transposase: protein MPAGILQQFAKRRPNATRIAAPQAAIVHDLFHVSKHLNESVDQSRRQEAAKLAEKGDETLKQTRYPWLHGIVKEKHQASCAELLEMNLKTSRAWLYKEQMLEFWRQPDTASGERFFSQWYRTVKRSRLPKVMAVARTLKSHLVNLLTHFQHPITNALTEGFNSKIQAIKADARGFRRFENYRARILFFLWQDRPRAPSSLRRYPHDSVKNHAKAVLFSIYPLHLYTIRIESAALRFRILLVA, encoded by the coding sequence GTGCCCGCGGGGATTCTTCAGCAATTCGCCAAACGGCGTCCGAATGCCACCCGGATCGCCGCTCCGCAGGCTGCGATCGTACATGACCTTTTCCATGTTTCCAAGCACCTCAACGAGTCGGTCGACCAGAGCCGCCGGCAGGAGGCGGCCAAGCTGGCCGAAAAGGGCGACGAGACCCTCAAGCAGACTCGGTATCCTTGGCTGCATGGCATCGTGAAGGAAAAGCATCAGGCCAGCTGCGCCGAGCTGCTGGAAATGAACCTGAAGACCTCCCGGGCCTGGTTGTACAAGGAGCAGATGCTGGAGTTCTGGAGGCAGCCGGACACGGCCAGCGGCGAACGCTTCTTCTCCCAGTGGTACCGCACCGTCAAGCGCAGCCGTTTGCCGAAGGTGATGGCCGTGGCCCGCACCCTCAAAAGCCATCTGGTGAATCTTCTGACGCACTTCCAGCACCCGATCACCAATGCCCTCACCGAGGGCTTCAACTCCAAGATCCAAGCCATCAAGGCCGATGCCCGCGGCTTCCGCCGCTTCGAAAACTACCGCGCCCGCATCCTCTTTTTCCTGTGGCAAGATCGACCTCGCGCCCCTTCTTCCCTCAGGCGCTACCCACACGATTCCGTGAAGAACCATGCAAAAGCAGTTTTGTTCTCAATATACCCGTTGCATCTTTACACAATTCGCATAGAATCAGCTGCTCTTCGATTCCGAATCCTTTTGGTAGCCTGA
- a CDS encoding aspartate aminotransferase family protein produces MQPTVVRTSTADLYDAHVLKNYARAALTLVRGRGARVWDDQGNAYLDFTSGIAVSALGHCHPHWVSAVQRQAAELIHTSNLFRNPNQAELARRLIGYAGPGRVFFCNSGAEANEGLLKLARLHGMKKAGGEEGRIFHVIAAKQAFHGRTFGGMSATPQEKIQKGYRPLVPGFAFGELNKLETFESLVGDHTAAIFLETIQGEGGVHACTPEFLRGIRRLCDQRNLLLMLDEVQCGVGRTGAFFAFEHAGIRPDAIGMAKGLGGGFPIGAIWVGEKSAELFQPGSHGSTFGGTPLACAAGLAVLDVIEREGLMERVRLNCVAWIADLKALAADFSSQITGVRGYGYLVGLQLTSDPSPYVTALREAGLLVPSAGGNVIRLLPPLTATPEELSLSIQALQCVFKSKS; encoded by the coding sequence ATGCAACCCACCGTTGTCCGCACCTCAACCGCCGATCTCTATGATGCGCATGTTCTCAAGAACTATGCGCGCGCTGCGCTCACGCTGGTGCGCGGCCGCGGGGCGCGCGTTTGGGATGACCAGGGCAACGCGTATCTGGATTTCACGTCGGGCATCGCCGTCAGCGCCCTCGGGCACTGTCACCCGCACTGGGTTTCGGCCGTGCAGCGCCAGGCTGCGGAACTGATTCACACGAGCAATCTGTTTCGGAATCCGAATCAGGCGGAGCTGGCGCGCCGGCTGATCGGCTACGCGGGCCCCGGTCGCGTCTTTTTCTGCAACAGCGGAGCGGAGGCCAACGAAGGCCTGCTCAAGCTTGCGCGCCTGCACGGCATGAAGAAGGCCGGAGGAGAGGAAGGCCGGATTTTTCATGTCATCGCGGCGAAGCAGGCGTTTCACGGACGCACCTTCGGCGGGATGAGTGCAACCCCGCAGGAGAAGATCCAGAAGGGCTACCGCCCGCTGGTGCCGGGCTTCGCCTTTGGTGAACTCAACAAGCTGGAAACTTTTGAGTCGCTCGTTGGCGATCATACTGCGGCGATATTCCTTGAGACAATCCAGGGCGAAGGAGGCGTGCATGCGTGCACTCCTGAATTCCTCCGTGGAATCCGCAGGCTTTGCGACCAGCGCAACCTGCTCCTGATGCTGGATGAAGTGCAGTGTGGCGTCGGAAGGACCGGCGCATTTTTTGCGTTCGAGCACGCTGGCATACGCCCCGACGCCATTGGCATGGCGAAGGGCCTGGGCGGTGGGTTCCCCATCGGCGCCATCTGGGTCGGCGAGAAATCGGCCGAACTCTTTCAACCCGGATCGCACGGATCTACGTTCGGCGGCACGCCGCTCGCCTGTGCCGCGGGGCTCGCGGTGCTCGATGTGATCGAGCGCGAAGGCCTGATGGAGCGAGTGCGGCTGAATTGCGTGGCCTGGATCGCCGACTTGAAGGCACTCGCCGCGGATTTTTCCAGCCAGATCACCGGAGTGCGTGGCTACGGCTACCTGGTGGGACTCCAGCTCACAAGCGACCCGTCTCCCTACGTAACCGCCCTGCGCGAGGCCGGACTGCTGGTCCCCTCCGCCGGAGGAAACGTGATTCGCCTCCTCCCTCCCCTGACCGCGACCCCTGAAGAACTCTCCCTATCGATTCAAGCTCTCCAATGCGTTTTCAAGTCCAAGTCTTGA